One Burkholderia sp. 9120 DNA window includes the following coding sequences:
- the glmM gene encoding phosphoglucosamine mutase: MARRYFGTDGIRGKVGEGPITPEFVLRLGYAAGKVLAGADRWAKSGARPTVLIGKDTRVSGYMLEAALEAGFSAAGVDVMLAGPMPTPGVAYLTRALRLAAGVVISASHNPYYDNGIKFFSADGNKLPDEVELQIEEQLDLPLSCAASEQLGKARRLDDAAGRYIEFCKSTFPAAFDLRGLKLVVDCAHGAAYDIAPHVFHELGADVIPIGVAPNGFNINDGVGATAPDALVRAVRANHADLGIALDGDADRLQIVDAAGRLYNGDELLYVLVKDRVATEGKVEGAVGTLMTNMAVEVALQRDGVKFVRAAVGDRYVLEQLREHGWQLGAEGSGHILSLDRHSTGDGIVSALLVLAAMKRSEQTLADLLDGVTLFPQKLINVRMKPDADWKGSDAIRRAISHAEEALHGRGRVLIRASGTEPVLRVMVEAEHADDAIRHAEAIAGAVKQATA, translated from the coding sequence ATGGCACGTCGTTATTTTGGAACGGATGGGATTCGAGGCAAGGTCGGCGAAGGCCCGATTACGCCGGAGTTTGTGTTGCGGCTCGGCTACGCGGCCGGCAAGGTGCTCGCGGGCGCGGACCGCTGGGCTAAGAGCGGCGCCCGGCCGACCGTGCTGATCGGCAAAGACACGCGGGTGTCGGGCTACATGCTCGAAGCCGCGCTGGAAGCGGGTTTCTCGGCGGCAGGCGTCGACGTGATGCTGGCCGGCCCGATGCCGACTCCCGGTGTCGCCTACCTGACGCGCGCGTTGCGGCTCGCCGCGGGCGTGGTGATCAGCGCATCGCACAATCCGTACTACGACAACGGCATCAAATTCTTCTCCGCCGACGGCAACAAGCTGCCCGACGAAGTGGAATTGCAGATCGAAGAGCAGCTCGATCTGCCGCTCTCCTGCGCGGCTTCCGAGCAACTCGGCAAGGCGCGACGTCTCGACGACGCCGCCGGCCGCTACATCGAGTTCTGCAAGAGCACGTTCCCGGCCGCGTTCGACCTGCGCGGGCTGAAGCTGGTGGTGGATTGTGCGCACGGCGCCGCCTACGACATCGCACCGCACGTGTTCCACGAACTCGGCGCGGACGTGATTCCGATCGGCGTCGCGCCGAACGGCTTCAACATCAACGACGGCGTCGGCGCGACCGCGCCGGACGCGCTGGTGCGCGCGGTGCGCGCGAACCACGCCGACCTCGGCATTGCGCTCGACGGCGACGCCGACCGTCTGCAGATCGTCGACGCAGCCGGCCGCCTGTATAACGGCGACGAATTGCTGTACGTGCTGGTCAAGGATCGCGTCGCGACAGAGGGCAAGGTGGAAGGCGCGGTCGGCACCTTGATGACCAACATGGCGGTTGAAGTCGCGCTGCAACGAGACGGTGTGAAGTTCGTCCGCGCGGCGGTGGGCGACCGCTACGTGCTCGAGCAGTTGCGCGAGCACGGCTGGCAACTCGGAGCGGAAGGCTCCGGCCATATTCTCTCCCTTGACCGCCATTCGACCGGCGACGGCATCGTCTCTGCGTTGCTCGTGCTGGCCGCGATGAAGCGCAGCGAGCAGACGCTGGCCGATCTGCTCGACGGCGTGACGCTGTTCCCGCAAAAGCTGATCAACGTGCGGATGAAGCCCGACGCGGACTGGAAGGGCAGCGACGCGATCCGTCGCGCGATCAGTCATGCCGAGGAGGCGCTGCATGGCCGCGGCCGCGTGCTGATTCGCGCATCCGGTACGGAACCGGTGCTGCGCGTGATGGTGGAAGCCGAGCATGCCGATGACGCGATCCGTCACGCGGAAGCGATTGCCGGCGCGGTCAAGCAGGCAACGGCCTAA
- the folP gene encoding dihydropteroate synthase produces the protein MSTVDLSPAPLPEPLQCGRFKLTFERPLVMGILNITPDSFSDGGQYAMRGDALRQAERMLLDGADIIDIGGESTRPGAPPVPLDEELERVIPLVEQLRAANVPLSIDTYKPEVMRHALSAGADLINDIWGFRMSGAIDAVRDSNCGLCVMHMLGEPQTMQLGEPVYDDVIGEVRQFLEERVAALTQAGVARARISVDPGFGFGKAVIEHNYTLLAHLQDTAPRAKPPYPILAGMSRKSMVGAVIGRPAPERVAGSVAAAVCAAERGAAILRVHDVAQTVDALKVWAAMRDAAISRPQART, from the coding sequence GTGTCGACAGTCGATTTATCTCCCGCTCCGTTGCCCGAGCCGCTGCAATGCGGACGCTTCAAGCTGACCTTTGAACGCCCGTTGGTCATGGGCATCCTGAACATCACGCCGGACTCGTTTTCCGACGGTGGTCAATACGCCATGCGCGGCGACGCGCTGCGCCAGGCCGAGCGTATGCTGCTCGACGGCGCGGACATCATCGACATTGGCGGCGAGTCCACCCGGCCCGGCGCGCCGCCGGTGCCGCTCGACGAAGAGCTTGAACGGGTGATTCCGCTCGTCGAGCAGCTTCGCGCGGCGAACGTGCCGTTGTCGATCGATACCTACAAGCCCGAAGTGATGCGCCATGCGTTGAGCGCAGGCGCCGATCTGATCAACGACATCTGGGGCTTCCGCATGTCCGGCGCCATCGACGCGGTACGCGACAGCAACTGTGGCCTATGTGTAATGCATATGCTCGGCGAGCCGCAAACCATGCAGCTCGGCGAGCCTGTCTACGATGATGTAATCGGCGAAGTCCGGCAGTTTCTCGAGGAACGTGTGGCCGCGTTGACGCAAGCAGGCGTCGCGCGCGCGCGTATCAGCGTGGATCCGGGCTTCGGCTTCGGTAAAGCGGTCATCGAACACAACTACACTTTGCTCGCGCATCTGCAGGACACGGCGCCGCGGGCCAAGCCGCCGTATCCGATTCTCGCGGGCATGTCGCGTAAGTCGATGGTCGGCGCGGTGATTGGGCGTCCGGCGCCGGAGCGCGTCGCCGGCAGCGTCGCCGCGGCGGTGTGTGCCGCCGAGCGGGGCGCCGCGATTCTGCGCGTGCATGATGTCGCGCAAACAGTGGATGCATTGAAAGTGTGGGCAGCCATGCGCGATGCGGCGATAAGCCGCCCGCAGGCTAGAACCTGA
- the ftsH gene encoding ATP-dependent zinc metalloprotease FtsH: MNNNMFSKAAVWLVIALVLFTVFKQFDKPRVQEGVSYSQFMDDAKAGKVKNVIVQGRNLTVTPADGQKYQIVSPGDIWMVGDLMKYGVQVSGKADDEPNALVSALYYLGPTILIIGFWFYMMRQMQGGGKGGAFSFGKSRARLIDENNNAINFTDVAGCDEAKEEVSELVDFLRDPQKFQKLGGRIPRGVLLVGPPGTGKTLLARAIAGEAKVPFFSISGSDFVEMFVGVGAARVRDMFEQAKKHAPCIVFIDEIDAVGRHRGAGMGGGNDEREQTLNQMLVEMDGFEANSGVIVIAATNRSDVLDKALLRPGRFDRQVYVGLPDIRGREHIMKVHLRKVPISNDVDAAVIARGTPGFSGADLANLVNEAALFAARRGKRIVEMNDFEDAKDKIFMGPERKSAVIREESKRATAYHESGHAVIAKLLPKADPVHKVTIIPRGRALGVTWQLPEHDNETYSKDYLLDRLAILFGGRVAEELFLNLISTGASDDFNKATQTARAMVARFGMTDALGPMVYVDDENDATPFGRGFTRTISEATQQKVDAEIRRVLDEQYNLAKRLLDENRDKVEAMTAALMEWETIDADQINDIMAGLPPRSPKTSSSTPSASDASSGGSPGTEVKPGSATAPA, translated from the coding sequence TTGAACAACAATATGTTTTCGAAGGCAGCAGTGTGGCTGGTTATCGCACTGGTGCTGTTTACGGTGTTCAAGCAGTTCGACAAGCCCCGTGTCCAGGAAGGCGTTTCCTATTCGCAGTTCATGGACGACGCGAAGGCCGGCAAAGTCAAGAACGTCATTGTCCAGGGGCGTAACCTCACGGTCACTCCAGCAGACGGCCAGAAATACCAGATCGTGTCGCCCGGTGACATCTGGATGGTCGGCGATCTGATGAAGTACGGCGTTCAGGTGAGCGGCAAGGCTGACGACGAACCGAATGCGCTCGTGTCGGCGCTGTACTATCTCGGGCCGACGATCCTGATCATCGGTTTCTGGTTCTACATGATGAGACAGATGCAGGGAGGCGGGAAAGGCGGTGCGTTCTCGTTCGGTAAATCCCGTGCGCGTCTGATCGACGAAAACAACAACGCAATCAATTTCACCGACGTTGCTGGCTGCGACGAAGCGAAAGAAGAAGTGTCTGAGCTGGTCGACTTCCTTCGCGATCCGCAGAAGTTCCAGAAGCTGGGCGGGCGGATACCGCGCGGCGTGCTGCTGGTCGGGCCGCCGGGAACCGGTAAGACGCTGCTGGCGCGCGCTATCGCCGGTGAAGCGAAAGTGCCGTTCTTTAGCATCTCGGGTTCGGACTTCGTGGAAATGTTCGTCGGTGTCGGTGCGGCTCGTGTGCGTGACATGTTCGAGCAGGCCAAGAAGCACGCACCGTGCATCGTGTTCATCGACGAAATCGACGCGGTCGGCCGTCATCGTGGCGCCGGCATGGGCGGCGGTAACGACGAGCGCGAACAGACCTTGAACCAGATGCTGGTCGAGATGGACGGCTTCGAAGCGAACTCTGGCGTGATCGTGATCGCTGCAACGAACCGTTCGGACGTGCTCGATAAGGCGCTGCTGCGTCCGGGCCGTTTCGACCGTCAGGTGTATGTCGGTCTGCCGGACATTCGCGGTCGCGAGCACATCATGAAGGTTCACCTGCGCAAGGTGCCGATTTCGAACGACGTCGACGCAGCGGTGATCGCACGCGGCACGCCGGGCTTCTCGGGCGCTGACCTCGCGAATCTCGTGAACGAAGCGGCACTGTTCGCGGCTCGTCGCGGCAAGCGCATCGTCGAGATGAACGACTTCGAAGACGCGAAAGACAAGATCTTCATGGGTCCGGAGCGTAAGTCGGCCGTGATCCGCGAAGAATCGAAGCGCGCCACGGCTTACCACGAGTCGGGTCATGCGGTGATCGCCAAGCTGTTGCCGAAGGCCGATCCGGTGCACAAGGTCACGATCATTCCGCGCGGCCGTGCACTTGGCGTGACGTGGCAGTTGCCGGAGCACGACAACGAAACGTACTCGAAAGACTATCTGCTGGATCGTCTGGCGATCCTGTTCGGCGGTCGCGTAGCGGAAGAGTTGTTCCTGAATCTGATCAGCACCGGCGCATCGGACGACTTCAACAAGGCCACGCAAACCGCGCGCGCCATGGTGGCTCGCTTCGGTATGACGGACGCGCTCGGACCGATGGTCTACGTCGACGACGAAAACGACGCCACGCCGTTTGGCCGCGGTTTCACGCGGACCATTTCGGAAGCGACGCAGCAAAAGGTCGACGCGGAAATCCGTCGCGTGCTGGACGAGCAGTACAACCTCGCCAAGCGCCTGCTGGACGAAAACCGCGACAAGGTCGAAGCCATGACCGCCGCTTTGATGGAGTGGGAAACGATCGACGCCGATCAGATCAACGACATCATGGCAGGTCTTCCGCCGCGTTCGCCGAAGACCAGCAGCTCGACACCGTCGGCAAGCGACGCCTCGTCGGGCGGCAGCCCGGGCACCGAGGTCAAGCCGGGTAGCGCGACCGCGCCGGCTTGA
- a CDS encoding RlmE family RNA methyltransferase has product MAKNKFNTAWLHDHINDPYVKMAQREGYRARAAYKLKEIDEQDKLIRPGQVIVDLGSVPGSWSQYARNKLAKGSQRDAERQGGIDGTIIALDMLPMEPISDVHFILGDFREDSVVLQLEELVGERQVDLVISDMAPNLSGVAVADAARIEHLCDLAMEFSQNHLKPDGALLVKCFHGSGYSQIVEKFKQQFKVVAARKPKASRDKSSETFILGKHLKRPA; this is encoded by the coding sequence ATGGCAAAAAACAAGTTCAATACCGCGTGGCTGCACGACCACATCAACGATCCGTACGTGAAAATGGCGCAGCGGGAGGGCTATCGCGCCCGCGCGGCCTATAAGCTCAAGGAAATCGACGAACAGGACAAGCTGATCCGGCCGGGGCAGGTGATCGTCGATCTGGGCTCAGTGCCGGGTAGCTGGAGCCAGTACGCACGCAACAAGCTGGCGAAGGGCTCGCAGCGCGACGCCGAACGTCAGGGCGGCATCGACGGGACCATCATCGCGCTGGACATGCTGCCCATGGAGCCGATTTCCGACGTTCACTTCATCCTGGGCGACTTCCGCGAAGACTCGGTGGTGCTCCAACTGGAAGAATTGGTCGGAGAACGTCAGGTCGACCTTGTAATTTCGGATATGGCGCCCAACCTGTCGGGAGTGGCGGTGGCGGATGCCGCGCGAATCGAGCATCTGTGCGATCTTGCGATGGAATTTTCGCAAAATCACCTGAAGCCGGATGGTGCCCTTTTAGTCAAATGTTTCCATGGCAGCGGTTACAGCCAGATTGTCGAAAAGTTCAAGCAACAGTTCAAGGTGGTGGCGGCCCGCAAGCCGAAAGCGTCGCGGGACAAGTCGTCAGAAACGTTTATTTTGGGTAAGCATCTCAAGCGGCCCGCATAG
- a CDS encoding YhbY family RNA-binding protein, whose protein sequence is MSALKVSTDQRAELRSQAHALKPVVLVGAEGLTDAVLTEIKVHLGAHQLIKIRVFGDEREERIAIYEEICDKLNAAPIQHIGKLLVIWKPEAAEKPAAKTKRGALPSAREAAVEAKPGKGRAPRVVTVVKPSEIPMRKPKAKAVVVRGNERVTQGGNIKRAKKRQTSAKRSHQSSK, encoded by the coding sequence ATGTCTGCCCTCAAAGTCTCTACCGACCAACGCGCCGAGTTGCGCTCCCAGGCACATGCGCTCAAACCGGTCGTGCTCGTCGGCGCCGAAGGTTTGACCGACGCTGTGCTGACCGAAATCAAGGTTCACCTGGGCGCGCACCAGTTGATCAAAATCCGCGTGTTCGGCGACGAACGCGAAGAACGCATCGCGATCTACGAAGAAATCTGCGACAAACTGAATGCCGCGCCGATTCAGCATATCGGCAAGCTGCTGGTGATCTGGAAGCCGGAAGCGGCCGAAAAACCCGCAGCGAAGACCAAGCGCGGCGCCCTGCCGAGCGCTCGCGAAGCCGCTGTCGAAGCCAAGCCGGGTAAAGGCCGTGCACCGCGCGTCGTCACCGTGGTAAAGCCCAGCGAAATCCCGATGCGCAAGCCGAAGGCCAAAGCAGTCGTCGTGCGTGGCAATGAACGCGTCACGCAAGGCGGCAACATCAAGCGCGCCAAGAAGCGCCAAACCAGCGCGAAGCGCTCGCATCAGTCGTCGAAATAA
- a CDS encoding DUF4149 domain-containing protein: MPHRFFRLLTVVWVGSLLTIGYAVAPVLFTSLDRISAGAVAAQLFRIEGVLGAVCGILLLGLANVLVRRGANAYRQLRWLIVGMLVCVLVGYFALQPFMNAIRIAALQAGTDVGHSAYATRFGILHGVSSLFYLIESLLGVALVWKLPAGAGIVVAEQGAARDTAGKVAG; this comes from the coding sequence CTGACTATCGGCTATGCGGTCGCGCCGGTGTTATTCACATCGCTCGACCGGATTTCGGCCGGCGCGGTGGCGGCGCAACTGTTTCGCATCGAGGGTGTGCTGGGCGCCGTGTGCGGCATTTTGCTGCTGGGGCTGGCCAACGTGCTGGTTCGGCGTGGCGCTAACGCTTATCGCCAGTTGCGCTGGCTGATTGTCGGCATGCTGGTGTGTGTGCTGGTGGGCTACTTCGCGTTGCAGCCGTTTATGAATGCAATACGCATTGCCGCGCTGCAGGCGGGCACGGATGTCGGGCATTCGGCTTACGCGACTCGCTTTGGCATTCTGCACGGCGTGTCGAGTCTGTTCTATCTGATTGAGAGCCTGCTGGGCGTCGCGCTGGTGTGGAAGCTGCCCGCGGGCGCCGGCATTGTAGTAGCGGAGCAGGGTGCTGCTCGCGATACGGCGGGGAAGGTTGCCGGCTGA